From Proteus vulgaris:
CAACGCATCAAATTCACAATCAGCACAACGCCAATGCCAATGATCACCTACAATAACAAAAGACCAATCCGTTTCTCGACGGAAAAGCTTAGCCTGTTTTCCATTGGCAACTTCAGCAATGGAATGAGGCATATCTGGCTCACCCACAACAGCGTAGTGATTAGCACGGAAAATACCGGCTTTCTCGTGACCAATATGCTCTCTATCTGCACCTAACCAATCAGTATGATCGAGTGCAATACTTGTGATAGCAGCAATATCTGCATCAACGATATTCGTCGCATCTAATCGACCGCCTAATCCTACTTCAAGAATAACAACATCAAGTTGTGCTTGTTGAAATAACTTCAGCGCAGCCAGAGTGCCATATTCAAAAAAGGTCAGCGAAATATCGCCTCTAGCTTGTTCAATTTCTGCAAAAACTTCACAAAAAGCATCTTCGGAAAGTTCTTTGCCTTGAATACGTACACGTTCTGTGTAGCGAACAAGATGAGGTGAGCTATAAACGCCGACTTTCAATCCTGATGCCATCAAGATTGACTCTAGCATATGACAGGTTGTGCCTTTTCCATTTGTACCTGAAACAGTAATGACTTTAGGTGCAGGGCGTAACACATTTAATATTTTTCCTACCTCGCCTACACGTTCTAACCCCATATCAATGGCGCTTGAATGTAAGTGTTCAAGATAAGAAAGCCACACCGACAGAGGCGATGTGGCTTTAGGAGCAGTTATGATATTAGACATCTTCTTTTTTATTCGTTTCGATGTTAATTTCTGGCTCGTTATCAGCAGATTCGATTTCATCAGCAATCATTTCTTCGCCAATAATTTCATCTTCATCTTCGACTAAATCATATTGAGTCAGCTTAGCCAGTAATTCAGCCAGCTCATCACGCATTTCTGGACGACGAACAATCATATCAATCGCCCCTTTTTCTAACAGAAACTCACTACGTTGGAAACCTGCTGGCAGTTTCTCACGTACAGTTTGCTCAATAACGCGTGGGCCTGCAAAACCAATCAGTGCTTTAGGCTCCGCAACGTTAATATCGCCTAACATGGCTAAACTTGCAGAAACACCGCCCATTGTAGGATCAGTCATCACTGAGATATAAGGCAAACCACGTTCTTGCATTTTTGCTAATGCTGCACTGGTTTTTGCCATTTGCATTAATGACATCAGCGCTTCTTGCATACGCGCACCGCCACTTGCAGAGAAGCAAATCAGAGGACAATTATCTTCTAGTGCTTGTTCAACAGCACGAACAAAGCGCGCCCCCACAACAGAAGCCATAGAGCCGCCCATAAACGCAAACTCAAAAGAAGCAGCAACAACTGGCATCTTTTTCAATGTTCCTTTCATGACGACTAATGCGTCTTTTTCCTGAGTTTGCTTTTGAGCAGCGCTAATTCTGTCTTTATATTTTTTGGAGTCGCGGAATTTCAGAATATCTTTAGGCTCTAATTCACTACCTAATTCTGTGGTACTTCCTGTATCAAGGAAAGTCTCAAGGCGACGGCGCGCTGAAATGCGCATATGGTGATCACATTTAGGACAAACCTCCAAATTACGCTCTAATTCTGCGCGATAGAGTACCTGTCCACAGCTATCACATTTAGTCCAAACTCCTTCTGGGATATTGGCTTTACGTGAACTTGTGATAGTGCTTTTATTTAGAATTTTTTCAATCCAGCTCATTAACGGACCTTTTCGTCTGAATCTGACCTTCGCCAGTAAAATTATTGTGAGCGTATCAACCACAATGCACTGGCTGTGTGGTTAGCAAAGTTTATGATGATACCGCTTACTGAATTTCAGCGCATCTCTTTATTATGGCTATTCTACGGCAAAAACTAATGATAACTGCTCAAACCTCTTTGCTATCACTTTCTTTCTTCGCTTTTGCACTCGCTCTGCGATGGCGTATGATCTCAATGACGCCCGGTAAAATAGAAATAACAATAATGGCAACAATTAGCAATTTTAAGTTCTTTTGAACTATATCTAAGTCACCAAAAAAGTATCCCGCATAAGTAAATAACAGTACCCATGCAATTGCCCCAGTAACATTATAAAAGGCAAAATGACGATATGACATTTTTCCCATTCCTGCAACGAATGGCGCAAAAGTTCGGATAATCGGCACGAATCTTGCCAAAATAATCGCTTTACCACCATGTTTTTCATAAAAAGCATGGGTTTTGTCCAGATATTCACGACGGAAAATACGTGAATTAGGCTTACTAAATAGCTTTTCGCCAAAAAGTCGCCCTATAGAATAGTTCACTGCATCACCTAAAATCGCGGCGCAAAGCAACAGTAAGACAATAATATGGACATTCACATCATTGGTATCTAAAGAAGCTAAAGCACCAGCAACAAACAGCAATGAATCACCAGGTAAAAATGGCGTTACCACCAGCCCTGTTTCACAAAAAACAATCAGAAACAAAATGGCATAGACCCATGTACCATATTGCGCGACAAGCTCTGCTAAATGCGCATCAATATGTAAAATAAAATCAATTAGAAATTTTATCAAATCAACAAATTGCGTTAATATTTCCATAAATCCTCAGAGAACTGGGTGTTTTTATGATTGAGATATTTCAATAGGGTTATCCGCTAAAAATAGTGGGCCCATTGCAGGTTTTGGTAATTCAAAATGCTCAGGATAATCCACTGCCACCAAATACAAGCCATTTGCTTTAGCTGTTGCAGCAGCCTTGGTTCTGTCTTTTAAGGCTAATAATTCAGCCATCCAAGTAATGTCCTGATTGCCACACCCTATTTCTAAAAGGCTACCGACAATATTTCGCACCATATGGTGTACAAAAGCATTCGCTTTAATATCCACCACAACATAATCACCATATCGAGAAACGTTAACATGCATAACGTTACGCCATGGCGTTCGTGATTGACATTGAACGGCTCTAAAAGAGGTAAAATCATTTTCACCCAATAAACATTGTGCAGCCTGATGCATACGCTCAGCATCTAAAGGGTAATGAAAATGCGTCACTCCAGATGATAATATAGCGGGACGATAGCGATGATTAAAAATCACATAGCGATAACGTCTTGCCGTTGCACTAAAACGTGCATGGAAATCATCAGAAACCGTTTTTACCCAACGTACAGCGATATCCGCAGGTAAATGGGTATTAACACCCATTGTCCATGCGGGATCTTTACGGTGCGCCGTTGTTTCAAAATGGACAACTTGCCCCGTTGCATGCACTCCAGCATCTGTTCTTCCGGCACAAAAAACTGATATAGGTTCATTAGCCACTTGTGAAAGGGCTTTTTCTAACCGTTCTTGTACACTGCGCACTTCATTTTGGCGTTGCCAGCCATAATAACGACTACCATCATACTCAACGCCTAACGCGATTTTGATTGTTGTGCTTTCAGAAATAACCGTTGACTCAGTCAAAGGTTGTTCTGTTACTTCAGCACTCACTGGCGCATTCATTAGTAAAAC
This genomic window contains:
- the truA gene encoding tRNA pseudouridine(38-40) synthase TruA, which gives rise to MNAPVSAEVTEQPLTESTVISESTTIKIALGVEYDGSRYYGWQRQNEVRSVQERLEKALSQVANEPISVFCAGRTDAGVHATGQVVHFETTAHRKDPAWTMGVNTHLPADIAVRWVKTVSDDFHARFSATARRYRYVIFNHRYRPAILSSGVTHFHYPLDAERMHQAAQCLLGENDFTSFRAVQCQSRTPWRNVMHVNVSRYGDYVVVDIKANAFVHHMVRNIVGSLLEIGCGNQDITWMAELLALKDRTKAAATAKANGLYLVAVDYPEHFELPKPAMGPLFLADNPIEISQS
- the accD gene encoding acetyl-CoA carboxylase, carboxyltransferase subunit beta; amino-acid sequence: MSWIEKILNKSTITSSRKANIPEGVWTKCDSCGQVLYRAELERNLEVCPKCDHHMRISARRRLETFLDTGSTTELGSELEPKDILKFRDSKKYKDRISAAQKQTQEKDALVVMKGTLKKMPVVAASFEFAFMGGSMASVVGARFVRAVEQALEDNCPLICFSASGGARMQEALMSLMQMAKTSAALAKMQERGLPYISVMTDPTMGGVSASLAMLGDINVAEPKALIGFAGPRVIEQTVREKLPAGFQRSEFLLEKGAIDMIVRRPEMRDELAELLAKLTQYDLVEDEDEIIGEEMIADEIESADNEPEINIETNKKEDV
- the folC gene encoding bifunctional tetrahydrofolate synthase/dihydrofolate synthase; protein product: MSNIITAPKATSPLSVWLSYLEHLHSSAIDMGLERVGEVGKILNVLRPAPKVITVSGTNGKGTTCHMLESILMASGLKVGVYSSPHLVRYTERVRIQGKELSEDAFCEVFAEIEQARGDISLTFFEYGTLAALKLFQQAQLDVVILEVGLGGRLDATNIVDADIAAITSIALDHTDWLGADREHIGHEKAGIFRANHYAVVGEPDMPHSIAEVANGKQAKLFRRETDWSFVIVGDHWHWRCADCEFDALPIPNIPLANAATAMGVIRCLLKSDDKVSQAITQQSIVEGMSRAQLPGRFQVISQHPLVIFDVAHNPHAAGYLAEKLSQLPRKSDTKVRIVVGMLGDKDIAGTLACLMPLADSWYVAPLNEFRGASADVLAQHLENPSVFESVEAAWKQAMSDANPNDIVVVCGSFHTVAHVMELLEKESVGGE
- a CDS encoding DedA family protein codes for the protein MEILTQFVDLIKFLIDFILHIDAHLAELVAQYGTWVYAILFLIVFCETGLVVTPFLPGDSLLFVAGALASLDTNDVNVHIIVLLLLCAAILGDAVNYSIGRLFGEKLFSKPNSRIFRREYLDKTHAFYEKHGGKAIILARFVPIIRTFAPFVAGMGKMSYRHFAFYNVTGAIAWVLLFTYAGYFFGDLDIVQKNLKLLIVAIIVISILPGVIEIIRHRRASAKAKKESDSKEV